One window from the genome of Synechococcus sp. PROS-7-1 encodes:
- the rpsJ gene encoding 30S ribosomal protein S10: MSTAIAQQKIRIRLKAFDRRMLDLSCDKIIETADTTAATAIGPIPLPTKRKIYCVLRSPHVDKDSREHFETRTHRRIIDIYSPSAKTIDALMKLDLPSGVDIEVKL; this comes from the coding sequence ATGTCAACTGCCATTGCTCAGCAGAAGATCCGCATCCGTCTTAAGGCGTTTGACCGCCGCATGCTGGATCTCTCCTGCGACAAGATTATTGAAACGGCCGACACCACGGCAGCGACTGCCATCGGCCCCATTCCCCTCCCCACCAAGCGCAAGATCTACTGCGTGCTGCGTTCTCCTCACGTGGACAAGGATTCCCGTGAACACTTCGAGACCCGCACCCATCGGCGCATCATCGACATCTACAGCCCTTCAGCCAAAACCATCGACGCGTTGATGAAGCTTGATCTTCCCAGTGGCGTTGATATCGAAGTGAAGCTCTAA
- the tuf gene encoding elongation factor Tu: MAREKFERNKPHVNIGTIGHVDHGKTTLTAAITNVLAKKGQAKVQDYADIDGAPEERERGITINTAHVEYETDTRHYAHVDCPGHADYVKNMITGAAQMDGAILVCAATDGPMAQTKEHILLAKQVGVPALVVALNKCDMVDDEEIIELVEMEIRELLSSYDFPGDDIPVVQVSGLKAIEGEAEWEAKIDELMAAVDANIPEPEREVDKPFLMAIEDVFSITGRGTVATGRIERGIVKVGEEIEIVGIKDTRKTTVTGVEMFRKLLDEGMAGDNVGLLLRGIQKEDIERGMVLVKPGSITPHTKFEGEVYVLKKEEGGRHTPFFAGYRPQFYIRTTDVTGQITAFTADDGSDVEMVMPGDRIKMTGELICPVAIEQGMRFAIREGGRTIGAGVVSKIIE, encoded by the coding sequence ATGGCACGCGAGAAGTTTGAAAGGAACAAGCCTCACGTCAACATCGGCACCATCGGCCACGTTGACCACGGCAAAACCACCCTCACCGCCGCGATCACCAATGTGCTGGCCAAGAAAGGTCAGGCCAAGGTTCAGGATTACGCTGACATCGATGGCGCCCCCGAGGAGCGGGAGCGTGGCATCACCATCAATACTGCACACGTCGAATACGAAACCGACACCCGTCACTACGCCCACGTGGACTGCCCCGGTCACGCGGACTATGTGAAAAACATGATCACCGGTGCCGCCCAGATGGACGGTGCGATCCTGGTGTGTGCCGCCACCGACGGCCCCATGGCTCAGACCAAGGAGCACATCCTCCTGGCCAAGCAGGTGGGCGTTCCTGCTCTGGTGGTCGCCCTGAACAAGTGCGACATGGTCGATGACGAAGAGATCATCGAACTGGTGGAGATGGAGATCCGCGAACTGCTCTCCAGCTACGACTTCCCCGGCGACGACATCCCCGTGGTTCAGGTCTCCGGCCTGAAGGCGATCGAAGGCGAAGCCGAATGGGAAGCCAAGATCGATGAGCTCATGGCAGCTGTCGACGCCAACATCCCCGAGCCAGAGCGCGAAGTTGATAAGCCCTTCCTGATGGCGATCGAGGATGTCTTCTCGATCACCGGTCGAGGCACCGTGGCCACCGGCCGTATCGAGCGCGGCATCGTCAAAGTTGGCGAAGAAATCGAGATCGTCGGCATCAAGGACACCCGCAAGACCACCGTCACCGGTGTTGAGATGTTCCGCAAGTTGCTCGATGAGGGCATGGCCGGAGACAACGTCGGTCTGCTGCTGCGCGGCATCCAGAAGGAAGACATCGAGCGCGGCATGGTGCTGGTCAAGCCCGGCTCCATCACCCCCCACACCAAGTTCGAGGGTGAGGTCTACGTGCTGAAGAAAGAAGAAGGTGGTCGCCACACTCCCTTCTTTGCTGGCTATCGCCCGCAGTTCTACATCCGTACAACGGATGTGACTGGCCAAATCACCGCCTTCACTGCCGATGACGGCAGCGATGTGGAAATGGTGATGCCTGGTGACCGCATCAAGATGACCGGCGAGCTGATTTGCCCGGTGGCCATCGAACAGGGAATGCGTTTCGCCATCCGCGAAGGCGGCCGCACCATCGGTGCGGGCGTGGTTTCCAAGATCATCGAGTGA
- a CDS encoding methyltransferase domain-containing protein produces MPLPAFLGPAAIGVAAIAGAYALWSRRNRAYLSSESVASAYDAWTEDKLLETLWGEHVHLGHYGEPPRSKDFRRAKADFVHELVRWSGLDRLPPGAKVLDVGCGIGGSARILARDYGFDVLGVSISPGQIRRATELTPEGMSCRFAVMDALDLQLNDGGFDAVWSVEAGPHMPDKQRYADELLRMLRPGGILAVADWNRRDPVDGPLNGQERWVMHQLLTQWAHPEFASIRGLQHNLESSAYSKGPIAVANWNQATLPSWNESILEGLRRPAAVLRLGPSAIVQGLRETPTLLLMRWAFARGMMQFGVFRLDNSQDRSELG; encoded by the coding sequence ATGCCCCTGCCCGCTTTTCTCGGACCAGCCGCGATCGGTGTGGCGGCTATCGCCGGCGCGTATGCGCTCTGGTCACGGCGTAATCGCGCCTACCTCTCCAGCGAGAGCGTTGCTTCGGCTTACGACGCCTGGACGGAGGACAAACTTCTTGAAACCCTCTGGGGTGAGCATGTTCACCTTGGTCACTACGGCGAGCCTCCGCGCAGCAAGGATTTCCGTCGTGCCAAGGCCGATTTCGTTCATGAATTGGTTCGCTGGAGCGGATTGGATCGGCTGCCGCCAGGAGCGAAAGTGCTGGATGTGGGTTGCGGCATCGGCGGCAGCGCCAGGATTCTTGCCAGGGATTACGGCTTTGACGTTCTGGGAGTCAGCATCAGCCCAGGGCAGATTCGGCGGGCCACCGAGCTAACCCCGGAGGGAATGAGCTGCAGGTTCGCCGTCATGGATGCCCTGGATCTGCAACTGAACGACGGGGGATTTGATGCTGTTTGGAGTGTGGAAGCCGGTCCGCACATGCCGGACAAACAGCGCTATGCCGATGAATTGCTGCGCATGCTCCGTCCTGGAGGAATCCTGGCCGTCGCCGATTGGAATCGTCGTGACCCTGTGGATGGACCTTTGAATGGCCAAGAGCGCTGGGTCATGCATCAGCTACTCACCCAATGGGCGCACCCTGAATTCGCCAGCATCCGTGGACTGCAACACAATCTGGAAAGCAGTGCGTATTCCAAAGGTCCGATCGCAGTGGCCAATTGGAACCAGGCCACTTTGCCCTCCTGGAACGAGTCGATTCTGGAAGGGCTACGGCGCCCCGCAGCGGTGTTGCGACTCGGCCCTTCGGCCATCGTTCAGGGGTTGCGCGAAACACCAACCCTGCTGTTAATGCGCTGGGCCTTTGCCCGAGGAATGATGCAGTTCGGTGTGTTTCGCCTCGACAACAGTCAGGACAGATCTGAGCTCGGATAA
- the pheA gene encoding prephenate dehydratase → MPMRLAFLGPEGTYGERAAREMLTLEDIPDGELVACTGLRAVVDHVADGRCDGAVVPVENSVEGGVTASLDALWTHRDLSIRRALVLPIRHALLSSGSLNDITEVLSHPQALAQCSGWLSTNLPGALQLPTSSTAEAARMVRGSRFRAAIADRAVGARLELQQLAFPVNDVAANCTRFLLLKRGERLRDGDVASLAFSLHRNAPGALIEALQAIAGLGLNMSRIESRPSKRELGEYVFFVDVELPKGKASGSLDALEAHLEPLCEHLAQFGAYPSSDLS, encoded by the coding sequence ATGCCGATGCGCTTGGCTTTTCTGGGGCCTGAGGGAACCTACGGAGAACGGGCAGCGAGGGAGATGCTCACCCTTGAAGACATCCCCGATGGAGAGCTGGTGGCGTGCACTGGATTGCGCGCGGTTGTGGACCATGTGGCCGATGGCCGCTGTGATGGTGCTGTGGTTCCCGTGGAGAACTCAGTTGAGGGGGGCGTGACCGCCAGCCTCGATGCTCTCTGGACCCATCGGGACCTCTCGATTCGCAGAGCCCTGGTGCTGCCGATTCGTCATGCCCTGCTCAGCAGCGGATCGTTGAACGACATTACGGAGGTGCTGTCCCATCCCCAGGCCTTGGCGCAATGCAGCGGATGGCTCTCCACCAATCTTCCTGGAGCCTTGCAGCTTCCCACCAGCTCAACGGCTGAAGCCGCGCGGATGGTGCGGGGGAGCCGCTTTCGCGCAGCGATCGCTGATCGCGCCGTTGGAGCACGCCTGGAGTTGCAGCAGCTTGCATTCCCGGTGAATGACGTGGCTGCGAACTGCACCCGCTTTCTTCTCCTGAAACGGGGTGAACGGTTGCGGGACGGAGATGTGGCCAGCCTGGCTTTTTCGTTGCATCGCAATGCACCTGGTGCGCTGATCGAGGCTCTCCAGGCCATCGCTGGGCTTGGACTGAACATGAGCCGAATCGAATCACGACCCTCCAAGCGGGAGCTTGGCGAGTATGTGTTTTTTGTGGATGTGGAGCTCCCGAAGGGGAAGGCTTCGGGAAGTCTTGATGCACTCGAAGCTCACCTCGAACCGCTATGTGAGCATCTAGCCCAGTTTGGTGCTTATCCGAGCTCAGATCTGTCCTGA
- a CDS encoding DUF1997 domain-containing protein — protein sequence MALAFNASQKLDLPVVAQKTLLGAYLQEKDRVIKALLDPRQLSKTGEGTYTYTVTTLQVFQLQVRPVVSLAIALSEGILSIKATDATLDGLGLVDDFQLNLEALLEATDRGLQGEATLAVNVSQPPLLRLIPKRVLESTGESILNGILITIKGRVGRQLVNDFQDWCRDANEDQSTPSTRGSITGKQPS from the coding sequence ATGGCTCTGGCCTTCAACGCCAGTCAAAAGCTCGATCTTCCGGTTGTGGCCCAGAAGACGCTGCTGGGGGCTTACCTGCAAGAGAAGGATCGCGTGATCAAAGCTCTGCTCGATCCCCGTCAGCTCTCGAAAACAGGCGAAGGGACGTACACCTACACAGTGACCACACTCCAGGTGTTTCAGTTGCAGGTGCGACCCGTCGTGTCTCTGGCCATCGCACTCAGTGAAGGCATCCTCAGCATCAAGGCCACCGATGCGACCCTCGACGGACTGGGCCTCGTTGATGACTTCCAACTCAACCTCGAAGCCTTGCTGGAAGCGACGGATCGCGGCCTGCAGGGGGAGGCAACGCTCGCGGTCAATGTCAGTCAACCCCCGCTGCTTCGACTGATTCCCAAGCGGGTTCTGGAAAGCACTGGAGAATCCATCCTCAACGGCATCCTGATCACGATTAAAGGCAGAGTCGGCCGCCAGTTGGTCAACGACTTTCAAGACTGGTGCCGAGATGCCAACGAAGACCAATCCACGCCGTCAACTCGGGGATCCATCACTGGGAAACAACCGAGTTAA
- a CDS encoding LON peptidase substrate-binding domain-containing protein, with translation MADLSVRELPLFPLPDVVLFPSDVLPLHIFESRYRMMLQSVLETDRRFGVVRWDPRSQSMASIGCCAEVIQHQTGEDGRSNIVTLGQQRFRVLNVTRDTPFRSAMVSWIEDDPVEDMTSLHSLTESVASALKDVVELTGKLTDSPTALPDDLPDLPRELSFWIGAHLGGPVADQQQELLELTSTRSRLEQEFSMLDETRRQLAARTVLRDTLSSSNSDDG, from the coding sequence GTGGCTGACCTGTCCGTCAGAGAACTTCCTCTTTTCCCTCTGCCGGACGTTGTGCTCTTTCCGAGCGATGTGCTGCCCTTGCACATCTTTGAATCTCGCTATCGGATGATGCTCCAAAGCGTCCTGGAGACTGACAGGCGCTTCGGTGTCGTCCGGTGGGACCCTCGCAGCCAAAGCATGGCCTCCATCGGCTGCTGTGCCGAAGTGATTCAGCATCAAACCGGTGAGGATGGTCGAAGCAACATCGTCACGCTTGGCCAGCAGCGCTTCCGGGTTCTGAACGTGACCCGCGACACGCCATTCCGTTCTGCCATGGTCAGTTGGATTGAAGACGATCCAGTTGAGGACATGACGTCCCTCCACTCCCTGACGGAATCGGTTGCGTCGGCGTTGAAGGATGTTGTCGAGCTCACTGGAAAACTCACCGATTCACCGACTGCACTTCCCGACGATCTGCCAGATCTCCCCAGAGAACTCTCCTTCTGGATCGGTGCTCACCTGGGTGGCCCCGTTGCCGATCAGCAACAGGAACTTCTTGAGCTCACCAGCACGCGCAGCAGACTTGAACAGGAGTTCAGCATGCTGGACGAAACACGCCGTCAGCTTGCAGCTCGCACCGTCCTGCGGGACACCCTGTCGTCTTCCAATTCGGATGACGGCTGA
- a CDS encoding ribonuclease HII — protein sequence MIVGVDEVGRGCLFGPVFAAAVSLPPDAAAELTALGLTDSKALSARRRADLVPHIQAKASAWALGQGSAREIDAQGIRVATELAMLRALHKLPKLPELVLVDGVLPLRLWTGAQRTIVRGDSQEASIAAASVLAKVARDGLMCRLAERFPGYGLERHAGYGTAKHRQALIASGPTSLHRRSFLTRLFPSDGSPS from the coding sequence GTGATCGTCGGTGTTGATGAGGTCGGCCGCGGTTGTTTGTTTGGGCCGGTTTTTGCAGCAGCAGTCAGCCTCCCTCCAGACGCGGCGGCTGAGCTCACGGCCCTGGGGCTGACTGATAGCAAAGCCCTCTCCGCCAGACGGCGGGCTGATCTGGTTCCCCATATCCAAGCCAAGGCTTCGGCCTGGGCTCTTGGTCAGGGATCAGCAAGGGAAATTGATGCGCAGGGCATCAGGGTGGCGACGGAATTGGCCATGCTCAGGGCCCTGCACAAGCTGCCGAAACTGCCCGAGCTTGTCCTTGTGGATGGCGTTCTGCCTTTGCGCCTCTGGACGGGTGCTCAGCGCACGATTGTGCGAGGCGATAGCCAAGAGGCTTCGATCGCTGCTGCCAGCGTTCTGGCGAAAGTGGCCCGTGACGGGCTGATGTGCCGACTGGCAGAACGGTTTCCTGGGTATGGGCTTGAACGTCATGCCGGCTATGGCACTGCCAAGCATCGCCAGGCCCTGATTGCTTCAGGCCCCACGTCTCTGCATCGGCGATCGTTTTTAACTCGGTTGTTTCCCAGTGATGGATCCCCGAGTTGA